One genomic segment of Candidatus Polarisedimenticolaceae bacterium includes these proteins:
- a CDS encoding lasso RiPP family leader peptide-containing protein yields MSQEPSAKKPYQAPRLTEYGKLADLTTGGTGKANEGSSGQRPRP; encoded by the coding sequence ATGAGCCAGGAACCGTCCGCGAAGAAGCCTTACCAGGCGCCGCGACTTACCGAGTACGGCAAGCTCGCCGACCTCACGACCGGCGGGACCGGGAAAGCCAACGAGGGATCGAGCGGCCAGCGTCCCCGCCCCTGA